One stretch of Daphnia pulicaria isolate SC F1-1A chromosome 8, SC_F0-13Bv2, whole genome shotgun sequence DNA includes these proteins:
- the LOC124352514 gene encoding uncharacterized protein LOC124352514 isoform X1 — translation MFKCPNFAKCHKVFPNIKAKCNHSKNCGVLRVCSVCRKTFMSDSGFRTHTKHHQGQIVSTILQFTYIAGRDDVQVKTDRMDEGEKTCISPAHTSMEENGSQVQILTDEETFTSSSNTSAATQTGIMNDLDSTETPGMNNRCRPSTSTQSTSTTFGEPDKDLVYDQWLEKSETAGRNLRKTIAMYEKKLDWYSAKAEEEHWEVAKILGEENVNGQTLLKIRWKPSYITMDEARKFAPKLLGKFMAKKEK, via the exons ATGTTCAAGTGCCCGAATTTCGCCAAGTGTCACAAAGTGTTTCCCAACATCAAAGCGAAATGCAATCATTCGAAAAATTGCGGGGTTTTGCGGGTGTGTAGCGTGTGCCGGAAGACGTTCATGTCCGATTCTGGGTTccgaacacacacaaaacaccaCCAA GGTCAAATCGTGTCGACAATCCTGCAGTTTACTTATATCGCCGGCCGTGATGATGTTCAAGTCAAGACGGATCGGATGGATGAAGGAGAAAAGACTTGCATTTCTCCAGCTCACACCTCCATGGAAGAAAATGGGAGtcaggttcaaatcctgaCGGATGAAGAAACTTTCACCAGTTCAAGCAATACGTCGGCTGCTACCCAAACCGGAATAATGAATGACCTGGATTCAACCGAGACTCCCGGGATGAATAATCGATGTCGTCCCTCCACATCGACACAGTCGACATCCACCACCTTCGGAGAACCAGACAAG GACTTGGTGTATGACCAATGGCTGGAGAAATCTGAAACTGCCGGAAGGAATCTTAGGAAGACGATTGCGATGTACGAGAAGAAATTGGATTG GTACTCAGCCAAAGCCGAAGAAGAGCACTGGGAAGTTGCGAAAATATTAGGCGAAGAAAATGTGAACGGCCAAACGTTATTGAAAATCAGGTGGAAGCCCAGCTACATCACAATGGACGAGGCAAGGAAATTCGCTCCGAAATTGCTAGGCAAATTcatggccaaaaaagaaaaatga
- the LOC124352514 gene encoding uncharacterized protein LOC124352514 isoform X2 — protein MTVGIQLKGQIVSTILQFTYIAGRDDVQVKTDRMDEGEKTCISPAHTSMEENGSQVQILTDEETFTSSSNTSAATQTGIMNDLDSTETPGMNNRCRPSTSTQSTSTTFGEPDKDLVYDQWLEKSETAGRNLRKTIAMYEKKLDWYSAKAEEEHWEVAKILGEENVNGQTLLKIRWKPSYITMDEARKFAPKLLGKFMAKKEK, from the exons ATGACAGTTGGAATTCAGCTGAAG GGTCAAATCGTGTCGACAATCCTGCAGTTTACTTATATCGCCGGCCGTGATGATGTTCAAGTCAAGACGGATCGGATGGATGAAGGAGAAAAGACTTGCATTTCTCCAGCTCACACCTCCATGGAAGAAAATGGGAGtcaggttcaaatcctgaCGGATGAAGAAACTTTCACCAGTTCAAGCAATACGTCGGCTGCTACCCAAACCGGAATAATGAATGACCTGGATTCAACCGAGACTCCCGGGATGAATAATCGATGTCGTCCCTCCACATCGACACAGTCGACATCCACCACCTTCGGAGAACCAGACAAG GACTTGGTGTATGACCAATGGCTGGAGAAATCTGAAACTGCCGGAAGGAATCTTAGGAAGACGATTGCGATGTACGAGAAGAAATTGGATTG GTACTCAGCCAAAGCCGAAGAAGAGCACTGGGAAGTTGCGAAAATATTAGGCGAAGAAAATGTGAACGGCCAAACGTTATTGAAAATCAGGTGGAAGCCCAGCTACATCACAATGGACGAGGCAAGGAAATTCGCTCCGAAATTGCTAGGCAAATTcatggccaaaaaagaaaaatga